The Candidatus Dependentiae bacterium genome includes a window with the following:
- a CDS encoding YifB family Mg chelatase-like AAA ATPase, whose amino-acid sequence MHAKIFSATTIGIEAHLVEVEVDLSYGMLQFFIVGLPDTAIKESRQRIATAIKNSGIRLPERKITVNLAPADLKKEGTLFDLPIAIGILAAAQLIKIESAFLHETLIIGELSLDGTIRSIKGALPIAFDAQILGKKRLVVPKENAHEAALINGVEVIGVSNLVEIISFLRGELSIPPTKTSYIPKNIISADLDFGQVKGQHQAKRALQICAAGRHNILFIGPPGSGKTMLAKRLPSIMPPLSFQEILETTKVYSVSGKLQKQLITERPFRNPHHTISQAGLVGGGSFPQPGEISLTHNGILFLDELTEFKRTTLEVLRQPLENKSVCISRANQSVTFPASFLLIAALNPCPCGFLGDAKRNCHCSRTAIEHYLAKLSGPLLDRIDLQINVPSLDYDTLKKTDAPALTSAELFAGVQNALDAQAKRFGNQHEFNSNMNSQQIDAFCVLTPDAEHLIKQAFEKLHLSMRGYHKILKVARTIADIENSLIIEMPHIREAIFYRSLDATLEKMRS is encoded by the coding sequence ATGCATGCAAAAATATTTTCAGCTACAACGATTGGTATTGAAGCGCATCTGGTTGAAGTAGAGGTCGATCTTTCGTACGGCATGCTCCAATTTTTTATTGTAGGCCTGCCCGATACTGCTATTAAAGAAAGTCGTCAACGTATTGCAACTGCCATAAAAAATAGCGGTATTCGTTTGCCGGAACGAAAAATTACGGTAAATTTAGCCCCCGCCGATTTAAAAAAAGAAGGAACGCTTTTTGATCTACCGATTGCTATTGGAATTCTGGCCGCGGCGCAATTAATTAAAATTGAATCTGCATTCTTGCACGAGACTCTTATTATTGGAGAACTTTCGCTGGATGGCACGATTCGTTCCATAAAAGGTGCTTTGCCTATCGCTTTTGATGCGCAAATATTAGGAAAAAAAAGATTAGTCGTTCCAAAAGAAAATGCGCACGAAGCGGCGCTTATTAATGGCGTGGAAGTAATTGGTGTTTCAAATCTTGTAGAAATAATCTCGTTTCTCAGGGGCGAATTATCGATCCCGCCAACCAAAACTTCTTATATTCCAAAAAATATAATTTCTGCTGATTTAGATTTTGGGCAAGTAAAAGGCCAACATCAAGCAAAACGCGCTTTGCAAATTTGTGCTGCGGGCCGGCATAATATTTTATTTATAGGCCCTCCAGGTTCCGGAAAAACGATGCTTGCAAAACGACTGCCCTCAATTATGCCTCCTTTATCGTTTCAAGAAATTTTAGAAACCACCAAAGTTTATTCGGTAAGCGGTAAATTGCAAAAACAATTGATTACCGAGCGTCCGTTTCGTAATCCGCATCATACCATTTCGCAAGCGGGGCTCGTAGGCGGCGGTTCTTTTCCGCAACCGGGCGAAATAAGTTTAACGCACAACGGCATTCTCTTTTTAGATGAACTTACCGAATTTAAACGCACAACGCTTGAAGTGCTTCGCCAACCACTAGAAAATAAATCGGTCTGCATCTCACGCGCAAATCAAAGCGTCACTTTTCCAGCATCTTTTTTACTTATTGCGGCACTCAATCCTTGCCCGTGCGGATTTCTTGGCGATGCAAAACGGAATTGCCACTGTTCGCGCACCGCAATTGAACATTATTTAGCTAAATTATCGGGCCCGCTTTTGGATCGCATCGATTTGCAAATTAATGTGCCTTCTCTTGATTACGATACCCTCAAGAAAACTGACGCGCCAGCTCTTACTTCGGCAGAACTTTTTGCTGGCGTACAAAACGCACTCGATGCGCAAGCAAAACGATTTGGCAATCAGCATGAATTTAATAGCAACATGAATTCGCAGCAGATTGATGCATTTTGTGTTTTAACTCCCGATGCGGAGCATCTGATAAAGCAAGCTTTTGAGAAACTTCATTTAAGCATGCGCGGATATCATAAAATATTAAAAGTTGCGCGCACCATCGCAGATATTGAAAACTCTTTAATAATCGAAATGCCTCACATTCGTGAAGCGATCTTTTATCGCTCACTTGATGCAACGCTAGAAAAAATGCGCTCATGA
- a CDS encoding 4'-phosphopantetheinyl transferase superfamily protein, which produces MILGLGIDSAEIERFIHWHRFTEQQLLKFFSQHEIDYCKAIPAKSAERFAARFAAKEALFKALSNLIPEKPLLLLAVAKKSEIYQGIHGAPIIRIDWPFFISTFFPQLKTAPVAHISITHTRTIATVCIILESK; this is translated from the coding sequence ATGATCCTTGGCCTTGGTATCGATTCGGCAGAAATCGAACGATTTATACATTGGCATAGGTTTACCGAGCAGCAACTGCTCAAATTTTTTAGCCAGCATGAAATCGATTATTGTAAAGCAATCCCCGCAAAAAGTGCTGAACGATTTGCCGCCCGATTTGCAGCAAAAGAAGCGCTGTTCAAAGCGCTTTCAAATCTTATCCCCGAAAAGCCACTTTTGCTCCTGGCCGTCGCTAAAAAATCTGAAATTTACCAAGGAATTCATGGTGCGCCAATAATTCGGATCGATTGGCCCTTCTTTATATCAACATTCTTCCCACAGCTCAAAACGGCACCAGTTGCTCATATAAGCATCACGCATACGCGCACAATCGCTACAGTTTGTATAATTTTAGAGAGTAAATAG
- a CDS encoding NUDIX domain-containing protein, with protein MNREFSAGVVVYYERAGVRTYLLLHYASGHWDFPKGHIEKGEDKITAAMRELQEEAGLTATLVDGFEESFEYFFKNSKTGELILKTVYFFIGKVNTKKVTLSHEHVGYEWLPYKEAVEKLTYPNAKELLKNMEQFLNKSDEKK; from the coding sequence ATGAATCGCGAATTTTCTGCGGGTGTCGTTGTTTATTATGAGCGAGCGGGAGTGCGTACCTATCTATTACTTCATTACGCGTCGGGCCACTGGGATTTTCCTAAAGGGCACATTGAGAAAGGCGAAGATAAAATTACAGCGGCAATGCGAGAACTTCAAGAAGAAGCTGGGTTGACTGCAACGTTGGTTGATGGATTTGAAGAATCGTTTGAGTATTTCTTTAAAAATTCAAAAACGGGCGAGTTAATTCTTAAAACCGTGTATTTTTTTATAGGAAAAGTGAACACAAAAAAAGTTACGTTGTCGCACGAGCATGTTGGCTACGAATGGCTGCCGTATAAGGAAGCTGTGGAAAAACTCACGTATCCAAATGCAAAAGAATTGCTTAAAAATATGGAACAGTTTTTAAATAAGTCAGATGAAAAAAAATAG
- a CDS encoding murein biosynthesis integral membrane protein MurJ → MNRQAIRQKTVQVASSTMISRLLGMVREVLMANLLGVGVIADAFITAFKIPNSMRKVFAEGALSAALVPTFVSLGKKDDKQAVSSLMTLSLLIFEGILLVLCVLIFWKAEAVIRFIAPGWYCIPQQREFVVFGIPVLDKTIGACVAFLAQGQAGAQVAYAVSFLRLLIGFILFLSTSALLASALQSVNDFFVPAFAQVLINVIFIGGILLCMIFNWPIKVLCGFILFSGLAHMLWHLIAYFRVGFSFAPITEKTWVSIRQVLRKFLPCLLSMSVMELLLVVSTSIASFLPAGSISLVYYANRFMGIPLGVFSRAFSTVLFPYFARVGTYARSRLSFFLFEAAKLIFWVMVPVSLIFAFISEKLFLTLFLSKKFTMVHVQEASTILIIFVTGLFFFSLNHILLNLYYALHETRIPLYISVAVLLIDVVLSYYILMPLFGAAGIALTTVIVSALQTVLFTLGLQYFFGIVLYTKRFASFALKSVTQCTLLGAAFAVIYYAAVSLINSLGSWAPTLLTTLMFWAWFCPLAVAFFLALFRTRRYFGISLYFLE, encoded by the coding sequence GTGAATAGACAAGCGATTCGTCAAAAAACGGTTCAAGTTGCAAGCTCAACCATGATCAGTCGTCTTTTGGGCATGGTGCGCGAAGTACTCATGGCAAATCTTTTGGGCGTCGGCGTGATTGCCGATGCTTTCATCACCGCATTTAAAATTCCTAATTCTATGAGAAAAGTTTTTGCTGAAGGCGCATTAAGTGCGGCGCTGGTGCCCACGTTTGTTTCGTTAGGCAAAAAAGATGATAAGCAAGCAGTCAGCAGTTTAATGACGCTATCATTACTTATTTTTGAAGGAATCTTATTAGTTCTATGCGTTCTGATTTTCTGGAAAGCGGAAGCAGTGATTCGTTTTATTGCGCCAGGTTGGTATTGCATTCCTCAGCAGCGCGAATTTGTGGTTTTTGGTATTCCGGTGCTTGATAAAACTATCGGCGCATGCGTCGCCTTTCTAGCGCAGGGGCAAGCAGGAGCACAAGTAGCGTACGCTGTTTCTTTCCTGCGGCTGCTCATTGGATTTATTCTTTTCTTATCAACCAGCGCGCTGCTTGCAAGTGCATTGCAATCGGTGAACGATTTTTTCGTGCCCGCGTTTGCTCAGGTGCTTATTAATGTTATTTTTATTGGCGGCATTTTATTATGCATGATTTTTAATTGGCCAATAAAGGTGTTGTGTGGCTTTATTTTATTCAGCGGCTTAGCACATATGCTTTGGCATTTAATCGCCTATTTTAGAGTTGGTTTTAGTTTTGCGCCAATAACGGAAAAAACTTGGGTTTCCATTCGGCAAGTGCTCAGAAAATTTTTGCCCTGCCTTCTTTCAATGAGCGTTATGGAATTATTGCTCGTTGTTTCAACCAGCATTGCATCCTTTTTGCCTGCAGGATCGATTTCGCTCGTTTATTATGCGAATCGATTTATGGGAATTCCGCTCGGCGTTTTTTCTCGCGCGTTTTCAACCGTTTTATTTCCTTATTTTGCCCGGGTGGGCACGTATGCGCGCTCGCGTTTGAGCTTTTTTCTTTTTGAAGCGGCAAAGCTTATTTTTTGGGTGATGGTTCCTGTTTCACTTATTTTTGCGTTTATTTCAGAAAAACTTTTCTTAACGCTTTTCCTTTCAAAAAAATTCACGATGGTCCATGTACAGGAAGCGAGCACTATTTTGATTATTTTCGTCACAGGGCTTTTTTTCTTTTCGCTCAATCATATTTTATTGAATTTATATTATGCATTGCATGAAACGCGCATTCCGCTGTATATTTCTGTCGCAGTTTTACTCATTGATGTAGTGCTCAGTTATTATATTTTGATGCCGCTTTTTGGTGCAGCGGGCATTGCACTCACCACCGTAATCGTCAGTGCGTTGCAAACAGTGCTCTTCACGTTAGGGCTGCAGTATTTTTTTGGTATTGTGTTGTATACAAAAAGATTTGCATCATTTGCTCTCAAAAGCGTAACGCAATGTACTTTGTTGGGAGCGGCATTTGCGGTGATTTATTATGCAGCAGTTTCACTCATAAACTCTCTGGGTTCGTGGGCACCAACGCTTCTTACTACATTGATGTTTTGGGCATGGTTCTGCCCGCTTGCGGTAGCTTTTTTTCTTGCGCTCTTTAGAACGCGCCGCTATTTTGGCATATCGCTCTATTTTTTGGAGTAA
- a CDS encoding ATP-binding cassette domain-containing protein, with amino-acid sequence MRLKTLIFQAVSKSFSGLNRFTLNPITVCFEKNRCYGVVGRSGAGKSTFMHLAAGLEQATAGSIIYEFDNGSQIPASLGDLARQKNIGIVFQSPHLIYELSALENIAIKGIIAGYSQSEAIKKAMLLLAQMGLQEYAHSFPPVLSGGQQQRVALARALITQPDFLLADEPTSALDAKTGEEIINLLLEYQKDFQVGLILSTHDHAILSKMDTIIEITNEQH; translated from the coding sequence ATGCGCTTAAAAACCCTTATTTTTCAAGCCGTTAGTAAATCGTTTTCGGGACTGAATCGTTTTACACTCAATCCAATAACAGTTTGTTTTGAAAAAAATAGATGCTATGGAGTTGTAGGGCGATCTGGCGCCGGCAAATCTACGTTTATGCATCTTGCAGCAGGGCTTGAACAAGCAACAGCCGGTTCTATTATCTACGAATTTGATAATGGATCGCAGATTCCCGCTTCGCTTGGTGATTTAGCACGGCAAAAAAATATTGGCATCGTTTTTCAATCCCCCCATTTAATTTATGAACTCTCGGCATTAGAAAATATTGCTATTAAAGGTATCATTGCCGGTTATTCTCAAAGCGAGGCTATAAAAAAAGCGATGCTTCTTCTTGCGCAGATGGGTTTGCAAGAATATGCGCATTCATTTCCACCAGTGCTTTCAGGCGGGCAGCAGCAAAGGGTGGCGCTTGCACGCGCATTAATTACACAGCCAGATTTTTTACTCGCAGATGAACCGACGAGCGCACTTGATGCTAAAACCGGCGAGGAAATTATTAATCTGTTACTTGAATACCAAAAAGATTTTCAAGTGGGACTCATTTTAAGTACCCATGATCATGCTATTTTATCAAAAATGGATACAATCATCGAAATAACGAATGAACAACATTAA